In Candidatus Chlorohelix allophototropha, one DNA window encodes the following:
- a CDS encoding N-acetylmuramoyl-L-alanine amidase has translation MPGEYGTTLGASRSRRRFLKLAGGTALAGAAVAMLPLALAHAKAAASDFVEKDKFPASGEYISSVFNVGQTFSAVGVYWEVRSGSSALLEFQVRVSSDGAQFSDWFHSTQESDDRTGPAGQYPANRVFGNPVLASGQYAQYRVTIPNGVQLSLVGLSFLDGSAAPIYGMAPPTLPDTPNQPTIISRTAWGANENLRFQNGTEIWPREYVPVKAVIIHHSETTNTYNADPSVDVRSIYYYHAITKGWGDIGYNYLVDWKGNIYEGRYGGDNVVAGHALQYNPGSIGICMIGSFTSTRPTDAQLAALTALLIWKADAKKIDALARIFFVDKTINTICGHRDVLNTSCPGQVAYDLLPKVRADVAAKVIITPAKTANYGAELVFLRFSPTTLPGGQSLRIDATIKNTGDTVLETQGPDPGYTYDEAQDYAGQGFPKISNKFRLTVDFSDPDNKPNPYRWGLGKSLQPGESTSIYGYIKLNSNKVTEYFGGIVQEYVKYHAENVGRQPVSVIPAGFPTQRATSRATDSNIRYFNETGHNLGYAFRTYWERNGALPIFGYPLTEEFKEVSPTDNKVYTVQYFERNRFEYHPENKGTPFEVLLGLLGVQLTVERKFPKGDPFKSTTDRWYFPETGYSLGGSFLRYWLNNGGLGIFGYPISDEFAEKNPDDGKTYTVQYFQRNRFEYHPEFANTKSEVLLGLLGKDVLRRRGWLQPGL, from the coding sequence ATGCCCGGGGAATACGGAACTACACTTGGAGCGAGCAGAAGCCGTCGCCGCTTCCTCAAACTGGCGGGAGGCACGGCGCTGGCGGGAGCGGCGGTAGCAATGCTTCCATTGGCGCTGGCACATGCCAAAGCAGCGGCTTCTGATTTCGTAGAAAAAGATAAATTTCCTGCTTCCGGGGAATATATTTCTTCGGTTTTCAATGTAGGTCAAACTTTTAGTGCAGTAGGGGTTTATTGGGAAGTGCGTTCTGGTAGCTCCGCTTTACTTGAATTTCAGGTGCGAGTCAGTAGCGACGGCGCACAATTCAGTGATTGGTTCCACAGTACGCAAGAAAGCGATGACCGCACCGGACCGGCGGGACAATACCCGGCAAATCGCGTCTTTGGCAATCCGGTATTGGCAAGCGGGCAATATGCTCAGTATCGCGTGACTATACCAAACGGAGTCCAGCTTAGTCTAGTTGGGCTATCTTTTCTGGATGGCAGCGCTGCCCCAATATATGGAATGGCACCTCCCACCTTGCCTGATACGCCTAACCAACCCACTATAATTTCACGCACTGCATGGGGCGCAAACGAAAACCTGCGCTTTCAGAACGGAACCGAAATATGGCCCCGCGAGTATGTACCGGTAAAAGCGGTAATCATACATCACAGTGAAACCACTAACACTTACAATGCTGACCCTAGTGTGGATGTGCGCAGTATCTACTATTATCATGCTATTACCAAAGGCTGGGGAGATATCGGCTACAATTACCTAGTTGATTGGAAAGGCAATATTTACGAGGGACGCTATGGTGGCGATAATGTGGTAGCGGGGCATGCTTTACAGTACAATCCCGGTAGCATCGGGATTTGTATGATAGGCAGTTTTACCAGTACACGCCCCACCGATGCGCAACTGGCAGCACTGACCGCATTGCTGATCTGGAAAGCCGATGCCAAGAAAATTGATGCACTCGCACGTATTTTCTTTGTGGATAAGACCATCAATACCATTTGCGGACATCGCGACGTGCTGAATACCTCCTGCCCCGGTCAGGTAGCCTACGATTTGCTGCCAAAGGTTCGTGCCGATGTAGCCGCCAAAGTGATAATTACACCGGCAAAAACTGCCAACTATGGGGCAGAACTGGTGTTCCTTAGATTTTCCCCAACTACTTTGCCGGGAGGACAAAGCCTGCGAATTGATGCTACCATTAAAAATACCGGCGATACGGTACTGGAAACGCAAGGACCAGACCCCGGTTATACCTACGATGAAGCTCAAGATTATGCCGGGCAAGGTTTCCCTAAGATTAGCAACAAGTTTCGGCTGACGGTGGATTTCAGTGACCCTGACAACAAACCCAACCCTTATCGCTGGGGACTGGGTAAAAGCCTGCAACCCGGCGAATCTACCTCAATCTACGGTTACATAAAGCTCAATTCAAACAAAGTAACCGAATATTTCGGGGGTATTGTGCAAGAGTATGTAAAATACCACGCCGAGAATGTGGGGCGGCAGCCTGTTTCAGTAATACCTGCCGGATTTCCCACGCAGCGTGCCACTAGTCGCGCCACCGACTCCAATATTCGCTACTTCAACGAAACCGGGCACAATCTGGGCTATGCCTTCCGCACTTACTGGGAACGCAACGGGGCATTGCCGATTTTTGGTTACCCACTTACCGAAGAGTTTAAAGAGGTGTCGCCAACCGACAATAAAGTTTATACCGTGCAGTATTTCGAACGCAATCGCTTTGAATATCACCCGGAAAATAAGGGTACACCCTTCGAGGTGTTATTGGGCTTGCTAGGCGTACAACTGACAGTAGAGCGCAAGTTCCCTAAAGGCGATCCCTTTAAAAGCACTACCGATCGTTGGTATTTTCCTGAAACCGGATATAGCTTGGGCGGGTCGTTCTTGCGCTATTGGCTCAATAACGGGGGCTTAGGCATATTCGGCTACCCTATCAGCGATGAGTTTGCAGAGAAAAACCCGGATGACGGCAAAACCTACACGGTGCAATACTTCCAGCGCAATCGCTTTGAGTACCACCCTGAGTTTGCCAATACTAAATCCGAGGTATTACTGGGCTTGCTAGGCAAAGATGTATTGCGACGGCGTGGTTGGTTGCAACCCGGTTTGTAG
- a CDS encoding enoyl-ACP reductase FabI: MGVANKRSIAWGIAQSFAKANAEIILTYQTERLRENVEQLAATLQPHATVIGPCDVQSDAELDEVFEKVSAHFGGKLDILVHCLAFANREDLMGSFTNTSRAGYALAQDISSFSLIATAKRARPLMEAVGGGSIISLSYLGAERVVKNYNVMGVAKAALEASVRYCAQDLGGLNIRVNAISAGPIKTLAASGVRDFGKVLNYVKDITPLKRNTEQAEVGDTAVFLASEMARGITGEVIHVDSGYHLLGLMVADE; the protein is encoded by the coding sequence ATGGGAGTTGCCAATAAACGTAGCATTGCTTGGGGTATTGCTCAATCTTTTGCAAAGGCTAATGCCGAAATCATTCTGACTTATCAGACCGAACGGTTGAGAGAAAATGTCGAACAACTTGCGGCAACCCTGCAACCTCATGCCACTGTTATCGGACCTTGCGATGTGCAGAGTGATGCCGAACTGGATGAGGTTTTTGAAAAGGTGAGCGCACACTTTGGCGGCAAACTGGATATTCTGGTTCACTGCCTCGCTTTTGCCAATCGCGAAGACCTGATGGGCAGCTTTACCAATACCAGTCGTGCCGGATATGCGCTGGCGCAAGACATCAGTAGCTTTTCGCTTATTGCCACTGCCAAACGGGCGCGTCCTTTGATGGAAGCGGTAGGCGGTGGAAGCATCATCAGCCTCAGTTATCTGGGTGCAGAGCGAGTGGTGAAGAATTATAATGTGATGGGTGTCGCTAAAGCGGCGCTGGAAGCCTCGGTGCGCTATTGCGCTCAAGACTTGGGCGGTCTAAATATTCGTGTAAACGCCATAAGTGCTGGTCCGATTAAAACGCTGGCAGCCTCAGGTGTACGCGATTTTGGCAAAGTGCTGAATTATGTTAAAGATATAACTCCCCTAAAGCGTAATACTGAACAAGCGGAGGTGGGTGATACTGCTGTATTCCTTGCCAGTGAGATGGCGCGAGGGATAACTGGTGAGGTCATCCATGTAGATAGTGGCTACCATTTATTAGGTCTAATGGTGGCGGACGAATAG
- a CDS encoding glycoside hydrolase family 13 protein translates to MSVADGIHTPDWVKDAIFYQIFPDRFASSSRVSKPAYVESWDSPPTTHGYKCGDLLGIVEKLDYLQDLGINALYLNPIFQSPANHRYHTHDYFQVDPILGGNPAFRELLDEAHKRGMHVILDGVFNHASRGFYQFNHTLENGVNSPYLDWFNFRGFPVNAYSGDLNYDAWWGIPALPKFNVRTPAVRDYLMSVGRFWLEFGADGWRLDVPSEIDDDEFWREFRRQVKGVNSEAYICGEIWENAKRWLQGDQFDAVMNYLFTRAVMGFFMRTSKFNPETIRDTGLDGHGGIRMIDGLQFGIFIKELQELYQPEINQVLMNLLDSHDTPRFLTIAGGDKSALKLATLFQMTYPGAPSIYYGDEIGMEGARDPDCRRSFPWDEKKWDNDLRDYFKRAIALRKQHPAFRRGKFDTLYGQDNMYIYGRRMENEHFIVVMNLTEMVLSELPLFTPADSMEYLEGGYHYRDLFDKPGEVYDFSPGIGAESGFRLSPRSATVLQRLR, encoded by the coding sequence TTGAGCGTCGCAGACGGTATCCATACCCCTGATTGGGTAAAGGATGCAATTTTTTACCAGATTTTTCCAGACAGGTTTGCCAGTAGTAGTCGTGTATCAAAACCGGCATATGTGGAAAGCTGGGATAGCCCACCCACCACGCACGGCTACAAATGCGGCGACCTGCTAGGAATTGTCGAAAAGCTGGATTACCTTCAAGATTTAGGAATTAACGCCCTCTATCTCAACCCCATCTTTCAGTCCCCTGCTAATCATCGTTACCATACCCATGATTATTTCCAAGTTGACCCAATTCTAGGCGGAAACCCCGCTTTTCGAGAGTTGCTGGACGAAGCTCATAAGCGCGGCATGCACGTAATTCTGGATGGTGTTTTTAATCATGCCAGTCGGGGGTTTTACCAGTTCAACCATACTCTTGAAAACGGTGTAAATTCACCTTACCTCGATTGGTTTAATTTTCGAGGCTTTCCGGTAAATGCCTATTCAGGTGATCTTAACTATGATGCATGGTGGGGTATTCCGGCGCTGCCAAAATTTAATGTCAGAACCCCGGCGGTACGTGATTATCTTATGTCGGTGGGGCGCTTCTGGTTGGAGTTCGGCGCAGACGGTTGGCGGCTGGATGTCCCTAGCGAAATTGACGATGATGAGTTCTGGCGCGAATTTCGGCGGCAGGTCAAGGGTGTGAACTCGGAAGCCTATATCTGCGGTGAAATCTGGGAAAATGCCAAACGTTGGTTACAAGGCGACCAATTTGATGCGGTGATGAACTATCTCTTTACCCGTGCCGTGATGGGCTTTTTCATGCGCACTTCCAAATTTAACCCTGAGACTATTCGCGATACCGGGCTGGATGGTCATGGTGGTATCCGCATGATTGATGGGCTTCAGTTTGGCATCTTTATCAAGGAATTGCAGGAATTGTACCAGCCTGAAATCAATCAGGTCTTGATGAATCTGCTCGATAGTCACGATACTCCACGCTTTCTGACCATCGCTGGAGGCGATAAAAGCGCGTTGAAATTGGCTACTCTTTTTCAGATGACCTATCCCGGCGCGCCTAGCATTTACTATGGCGATGAGATTGGGATGGAAGGCGCCCGCGACCCTGATTGCCGCCGCTCATTTCCGTGGGATGAAAAGAAGTGGGATAACGACTTGCGCGATTATTTCAAACGCGCTATCGCTCTCCGCAAGCAGCATCCCGCTTTCCGGCGCGGCAAATTCGATACGCTTTACGGGCAAGATAATATGTATATCTACGGGCGGCGTATGGAGAATGAGCATTTCATCGTGGTAATGAACTTGACCGAAATGGTATTGTCTGAGTTGCCGCTCTTTACTCCTGCCGACTCGATGGAATATTTGGAGGGGGGCTACCACTACCGTGATTTGTTTGACAAACCGGGTGAAGTCTATGATTTTTCACCGGGTATAGGGGCAGAAAGCGGGTTTCGGCTCTCACCTCGTAGCGCCACTGTTTTACAGCGACTAAGGTAG
- a CDS encoding class I SAM-dependent methyltransferase has translation MERVVLSHVQVVPLLKLYREGATETEISPDLSLSKVGVQLTAKGVLFPGGEALSWADAEKISEAENSCYVLSQDGSLNKVEAYSDETNRYCSLLPTRAAPTLLISGILMHRIKDTDPYQDTLSKIKAIEPITGNVLDTCTGLGYTAIEAAKRAERVTTIEFDPAVQEIEWLNPWSQALFDNPRITRMRGDSSEIVPSFENESFHRVVHDPPTFSLAGQLYSEEFYRQLYRVLKRGGILFHYIGDPKSNYGIRTFKGVIRRLQSAGFKRVIVREAAFGVVAYR, from the coding sequence ATGGAGCGGGTAGTTCTCTCCCACGTACAGGTTGTGCCCTTGCTCAAGCTCTACCGCGAGGGTGCAACCGAAACCGAAATTTCCCCTGACCTTTCGCTTTCAAAGGTCGGGGTTCAACTTACTGCTAAGGGTGTGCTATTTCCGGGTGGGGAAGCGTTGTCGTGGGCGGATGCTGAAAAGATAAGCGAGGCTGAAAACAGTTGCTATGTACTTTCGCAGGACGGCAGCCTTAACAAGGTAGAGGCTTATTCGGACGAAACCAACCGTTATTGTAGCTTGTTACCTACCCGCGCCGCGCCTACTCTTTTGATTTCCGGTATTCTCATGCACCGCATCAAAGATACAGACCCCTACCAAGATACGTTGAGCAAAATTAAAGCCATAGAACCGATTACAGGCAATGTGCTGGATACTTGCACCGGGCTTGGCTATACCGCGATAGAAGCCGCCAAAAGAGCAGAGCGCGTAACCACCATCGAGTTTGATCCGGCAGTACAGGAAATTGAGTGGCTCAATCCATGGTCGCAAGCCCTGTTCGATAACCCGCGCATCACTCGTATGCGGGGCGATAGCTCCGAAATTGTGCCGAGCTTTGAAAATGAATCTTTCCACCGCGTTGTGCATGACCCGCCCACTTTCAGTCTTGCGGGGCAGCTTTACTCCGAAGAATTTTACCGTCAGTTATATCGGGTGCTGAAACGTGGCGGTATCCTCTTTCACTATATTGGCGATCCCAAGAGCAATTACGGCATACGCACCTTCAAGGGGGTAATTCGCCGTCTGCAAAGCGCCGGATTCAAGCGTGTAATCGTGCGCGAAGCTGCCTTCGGGGTAGTGGCGTATCGTTAG
- the pyrF gene encoding orotidine-5'-phosphate decarboxylase — translation MIQPRELSSDTSPSARHFGRLLERRWRDGFFLCVGLDPEYSQIPAFLKQGTEEEAVEESYYAFCRAIVEATAESVCAFKPNLAFFEQAGPPGLKALKRLGDYLRSRFPEIPLILDAKRGDIASTNKGYVASLFDYFGGDAVTVQPYLGGEALEPYLERAEKGVFVLCRTSNPGSAELQMLSAGAEGTPLYLKVAQLAANDWNSNRNVGLVAGATYPAELAQIRAVAPDVPLLVPGVGAQGGDLEAVLKYGRDSQGYGLVINSSRGIIYAGKDENFAEAAGVAARKLAEEIKTRID, via the coding sequence GTGATACAACCGCGCGAGCTTAGTAGCGATACAAGTCCATCCGCGCGCCACTTCGGGAGATTACTCGAAAGGCGCTGGCGAGATGGCTTTTTTCTATGTGTGGGTCTTGACCCCGAATACTCCCAAATACCCGCTTTCCTCAAGCAAGGTACGGAAGAGGAAGCAGTGGAGGAAAGCTATTATGCTTTCTGCCGCGCTATTGTAGAGGCTACTGCCGAATCGGTGTGCGCTTTCAAGCCCAATTTGGCTTTCTTTGAACAAGCAGGTCCGCCCGGATTAAAGGCGTTGAAGCGTTTGGGCGACTACCTGCGTAGCCGCTTCCCTGAGATTCCATTGATTCTGGATGCGAAAAGAGGCGATATAGCCAGTACCAACAAAGGCTATGTCGCCTCTCTTTTTGACTATTTTGGAGGAGATGCGGTAACGGTGCAGCCCTATCTGGGCGGCGAAGCGCTCGAACCATATCTGGAACGCGCCGAAAAAGGCGTATTCGTGCTATGCCGCACCTCTAACCCCGGTTCTGCCGAGTTACAGATGTTGTCGGCTGGGGCTGAGGGTACACCGCTCTATTTGAAAGTGGCGCAACTTGCCGCCAACGATTGGAATAGTAATCGCAACGTCGGGTTGGTGGCGGGTGCAACCTATCCTGCCGAACTGGCGCAAATCCGAGCGGTCGCGCCGGATGTACCTTTGCTTGTACCGGGTGTGGGTGCGCAAGGGGGCGACCTTGAGGCAGTTTTGAAGTATGGACGCGACTCACAAGGCTACGGGCTGGTAATTAACAGTAGCCGGGGCATTATTTACGCCGGAAAAGATGAAAATTTCGCCGAAGCCGCTGGGGTTGCTGCCCGTAAGCTCGCCGAGGAAATCAAGACAAGGATAGACTAA
- a CDS encoding orotate phosphoribosyltransferase, whose amino-acid sequence MHDYPIDLSVAEITPDEYNRLADLYFEIGAVKFGAFKLKQHETDPTAPLSPIYLNLRILRSYPSVMSYTCALLDKISCRLSFDLYADIPTAVTPLVAVLAYTTSRPMISPRKDTKGYGLGVEIDGDFKAGQTALLIDDVVSLAYSKFEAIEKLEHAGLKVRDLLMVVDRQQGGVQALEEKGYLTHTVITLSQLLNRYLETGKIDRARYDEVRRYMGL is encoded by the coding sequence ATGCACGATTACCCAATTGACCTGTCAGTAGCTGAAATTACACCCGATGAATATAACCGTTTGGCAGACCTGTATTTTGAAATCGGGGCGGTCAAGTTTGGCGCTTTCAAGCTGAAACAGCACGAAACCGACCCAACTGCGCCTCTTTCGCCAATTTACTTGAACCTGCGGATTTTACGCAGCTACCCTAGCGTAATGTCCTACACCTGCGCTTTGCTGGATAAAATTAGTTGCCGCTTGAGTTTCGACCTGTACGCCGATATTCCCACTGCCGTTACGCCGTTGGTGGCGGTGCTGGCTTATACCACCTCTCGCCCGATGATTTCACCCCGCAAAGATACCAAAGGCTACGGGCTAGGCGTGGAGATTGACGGCGATTTCAAGGCAGGGCAAACCGCGCTCTTGATTGATGATGTTGTTTCGCTGGCATACAGCAAGTTTGAGGCGATAGAGAAATTGGAGCATGCCGGGTTGAAAGTACGCGACCTTTTGATGGTGGTAGATCGCCAACAGGGTGGCGTACAGGCGCTGGAAGAAAAAGGCTACCTGACCCATACTGTAATCACGCTGTCCCAATTGCTTAATCGCTATTTGGAAACCGGCAAAATTGACCGAGCGCGCTACGATGAAGTGCGTCGGTATATGGGGTTGTAA
- a CDS encoding dihydroorotase: MLRLPSFADPHVHLREPGSTDKEDFYTGTCAALAGGYTALLDMPNNPVPTTTEAALEEKIGLARAKIVCDVGFNFGATPDNGSEYPRIVQRVAGLKAYFGHTHGNIIFEGLPAMLAIFLSWYPAERYPHKPIMIHAEGATVAAVIGLAALYNRRIHICHLSKKSELAVIRAAKEKGIAITCEAAPHHLFLTEQEAAPDKLGAYAKMSPALQTEEDVRALWQGLADGSIDMLATDHAPHTRAEKDSSKPPFGVPGLETTFGLMYREVAEGRAGFDLARLVELLAIAPRRVFGLPEGEGEVEIDETDKYEFSNEGLYTKCGWTPFVGMKGQGRVRRVWLRGQLVFEDGKVLAASGSAKILSFEG; the protein is encoded by the coding sequence ATGCTCAGATTGCCGTCTTTCGCCGATCCACACGTTCATTTGCGCGAACCGGGCAGCACCGATAAGGAGGATTTCTATACCGGAACCTGTGCTGCGTTGGCGGGCGGTTATACTGCCCTGTTGGACATGCCAAATAACCCCGTTCCCACCACTACCGAGGCAGCGTTAGAGGAGAAAATAGGGCTGGCAAGGGCGAAGATCGTGTGTGATGTTGGTTTTAACTTTGGGGCGACTCCTGATAACGGGTCTGAATACCCCAGAATCGTCCAGCGAGTGGCGGGGCTGAAAGCGTATTTTGGACACACACATGGAAATATTATTTTTGAAGGATTGCCGGCTATGCTGGCTATTTTTTTAAGCTGGTATCCGGCAGAGCGTTATCCGCACAAACCGATTATGATCCATGCTGAGGGCGCGACGGTGGCAGCGGTGATCGGTCTGGCGGCGCTCTACAATCGGCGCATCCATATTTGCCACCTCAGCAAAAAATCTGAACTGGCAGTAATCAGGGCGGCTAAAGAAAAAGGCATTGCCATTACCTGCGAGGCTGCGCCCCACCATCTGTTTTTGACAGAGCAGGAGGCTGCGCCGGATAAACTCGGCGCGTATGCTAAGATGAGTCCGGCTTTGCAAACGGAAGAAGATGTACGCGCTCTGTGGCAAGGTTTGGCGGACGGTTCTATTGATATGCTTGCCACCGACCATGCGCCCCACACCCGCGCCGAAAAAGATAGCAGCAAACCGCCCTTTGGCGTGCCGGGTTTGGAAACTACCTTCGGGCTGATGTACCGCGAGGTGGCGGAAGGACGCGCCGGATTTGACCTTGCCCGCTTGGTGGAATTGTTGGCAATTGCGCCCCGCCGCGTTTTCGGACTGCCCGAAGGCGAGGGCGAGGTGGAAATTGACGAAACTGATAAATACGAATTTTCGAATGAGGGACTATATACAAAGTGTGGCTGGACTCCTTTCGTTGGTATGAAAGGACAGGGGCGCGTGCGGCGGGTTTGGTTGCGTGGGCAATTGGTCTTTGAGGACGGGAAGGTGCTGGCTGCATCGGGGAGCGCTAAAATATTAAGTTTTGAGGGGTGA
- the pyrB gene encoding aspartate carbamoyltransferase — protein sequence MLTYEERSKLFTIAEPINGDLTGKAVLSVEQFSRSDLDRFFEEADWMKRIKEQNGSTDILRGKILVNLFYEASTRTDSSFSIAMKRLGGEVHNIVGVQFSSVSKGETLSDTVRVLSGYADLIVLRHHQKGAAAEAALAIHKERTKQGLPNIPLINAGDGVGEHPSQALLDTYTINQKCGGLDDLTVGLVGDLKHGRTVHSLAKLLSLYRNVKLIFVSPESLNMPEELVEELKAKGVQMSVAKDINEVANEADVWYITRVQKERFESEEAYQAVSGSYRVTLDTVASMKPTAIIMHPLPRVGEIDEAVDELPQAVYFEQASNGMYVRMALLSGVLGKW from the coding sequence ATGCTAACATACGAGGAACGAAGTAAGCTATTTACAATAGCAGAGCCTATAAACGGTGACTTGACCGGAAAAGCGGTGCTATCGGTTGAGCAATTCAGCCGCAGCGACCTTGACCGTTTCTTTGAAGAAGCCGACTGGATGAAGCGTATTAAAGAGCAGAACGGCTCAACCGATATTTTACGCGGCAAAATCTTGGTCAACTTGTTCTATGAAGCCAGTACCCGCACCGACTCCAGTTTTAGCATTGCTATGAAGCGATTGGGAGGTGAGGTTCACAACATCGTAGGGGTGCAGTTCAGTTCGGTTTCAAAGGGCGAGACTCTGTCCGATACAGTGCGGGTGTTGTCCGGTTATGCCGACCTGATTGTGTTGCGTCACCACCAGAAGGGCGCAGCCGCAGAAGCAGCCTTAGCAATTCATAAAGAGCGCACCAAGCAAGGCTTGCCTAACATTCCGTTGATAAATGCGGGTGATGGCGTGGGCGAGCATCCTTCTCAGGCGTTGCTGGATACCTATACCATTAACCAAAAGTGCGGCGGTCTTGACGACCTAACCGTGGGTTTGGTAGGCGACTTGAAACACGGGCGCACCGTCCACTCACTGGCAAAACTGTTAAGCCTATACCGCAATGTCAAGCTTATATTTGTATCGCCTGAATCTTTGAATATGCCGGAAGAACTGGTAGAGGAACTGAAGGCGAAGGGCGTGCAGATGAGTGTTGCTAAAGACATCAATGAAGTGGCTAACGAGGCAGACGTGTGGTACATTACTCGTGTGCAGAAGGAACGCTTCGAGAGCGAGGAAGCATATCAAGCGGTGAGCGGTTCTTACCGTGTGACGCTAGATACGGTGGCAAGTATGAAGCCCACTGCCATAATCATGCACCCATTGCCGCGTGTCGGTGAAATTGACGAAGCGGTGGATGAATTACCACAAGCAGTTTATTTCGAACAAGCTTCCAACGGCATGTATGTGCGTATGGCGTTATTGTCTGGCGTACTGGGCAAATGGTAA
- a CDS encoding dihydroorotate dehydrogenase, producing MKTNSTYNIGLSYDENYERGPEFSGTLPELAEINRGLPAYSFFGKKLNSPLGVPAGPLLNSAYIKLYADLGFDVLTYKTVRTLRIPVHPFPNVLAVATSPEQMMPRGAKPELICLPDDSSPLEQLSITNSFGMPSRDPQTWQEDVAKARAAIHEGQMLVVSVVGTVKAGGTLQELAEDFALAGEWAKQAGAEAVEANFSCPNVQSGEGSLYQSPEAVGIIAAAMRKRLGSTPLILKMGFLDDDNLTHEVVSAAVRGGANALAAINTIPANVRTPEGVQALPGNGRLSSGICGAAIKPAGQAMVKRLLETRRALGISSSDLTIIGVGGVMTAPDALEYLEFGVDGVQSGTGAMWNPYLAQEFKQLYAKVDSTVSAR from the coding sequence ATGAAAACAAATTCAACCTATAACATCGGTTTGAGCTATGACGAAAATTACGAGCGCGGACCTGAATTTAGTGGAACGCTGCCCGAACTGGCAGAAATCAATCGGGGGTTGCCTGCTTATAGCTTTTTCGGCAAAAAGCTAAACTCTCCTTTGGGCGTTCCTGCAGGCCCTTTGCTCAATTCCGCCTATATCAAGCTGTACGCTGATTTGGGTTTTGATGTGCTGACCTACAAAACAGTTCGAACGTTGCGTATCCCTGTTCATCCTTTCCCCAACGTGCTGGCGGTAGCCACTTCCCCGGAACAGATGATGCCGCGCGGCGCTAAACCGGAACTGATCTGCCTTCCTGATGATAGCAGCCCGCTTGAACAGCTTAGTATTACTAACTCGTTTGGAATGCCAAGCCGCGATCCGCAAACATGGCAAGAGGATGTGGCGAAGGCGCGTGCAGCCATTCACGAGGGGCAAATGTTGGTGGTGAGCGTGGTCGGCACTGTCAAGGCGGGCGGCACACTGCAAGAATTGGCGGAAGATTTTGCGCTGGCGGGCGAATGGGCTAAACAGGCGGGCGCAGAAGCGGTGGAGGCGAATTTCAGTTGTCCGAACGTACAGAGCGGCGAAGGCAGCTTATACCAGAGTCCCGAAGCAGTGGGGATAATTGCGGCGGCGATGCGGAAAAGGCTTGGAAGTACCCCATTAATCCTGAAAATGGGCTTTCTGGATGATGACAACCTAACTCATGAGGTGGTTTCGGCAGCGGTTCGCGGTGGCGCAAACGCGCTGGCGGCTATCAATACTATTCCGGCGAATGTGCGTACTCCTGAAGGTGTTCAGGCTCTACCCGGTAACGGTCGCTTATCTAGTGGCATTTGTGGGGCAGCTATCAAACCGGCAGGGCAGGCAATGGTAAAACGCTTGCTGGAAACCAGACGCGCGTTAGGCATTTCTTCAAGCGACCTTACTATTATCGGGGTGGGTGGGGTAATGACTGCGCCCGATGCGCTGGAATATCTAGAATTTGGTGTGGATGGAGTACAGAGCGGAACAGGGGCGATGTGGAATCCTTATCTGGCGCAAGAGTTCAAGCAACTCTATGCGAAGGTGGATTCCACCGTTTCTGCTAGGTAA